The genomic interval ctgtaactgctgatctcctgggattttcaggaTGCAGGTTGGTACTGTTTTGATGGCATGagcgggacctacacaatattatgcagggatatatatatatatacagtatatacagctctggaaaaaattaagaaaccactgcaaaattatcagtttctctggatttactatttatagatatgtgtttgagtaaaatgaatatttttgttttattctataaagtactgacaaaatttctcccaaattccaaataaaaatattgtcatttaaaacatttatttgcagaaaatgacaacgggtcaaaataacaaataagATGCTGTGTTTtgagacctcaaataatgcaaagaaaacaagttcatattcatttttaaacaacacaatactaatgttttaacttaggaagagttcagaaatcaatatttggtggaataaccctaattttcaatcacagctttcatgcgtcttggcatgctctctgtcagtctttcatattgctgttgggtgactttatgccactcctggcgcacaaattcaagcagctctgctttgtttgatggcttgtggccatccatcttcctctttatcacattccagaggttttcaatggagttcaggtctggagattgggctggccatgacagggtcttgatccggtggtcctccatccacacattgattgacctggctgtgtggcatggtgcattgtcctgctggaaaaaacaatcctcagagttgggggaacactgtcagagcagaaggaagcaagttttcttccaggataaccttgtacgttgcttgattcatgcgtccttcacaaagacaaatctgctcgatttcagccttgctgaagcacccccagatcatcaccgattctccacctggtcgtctaatgattagatggagacctggagaggccttcaagccacagtgtctcgcacccactgtgaaatttgatgGAGGATCGGTGATAATCTGGGGGTGTTTCTTACTCAAAAAATGTATAGATGTCCGCATACTGATCTTAAAGCTCCAAAATTATTATTAGAAAATAAGCAGCATTTCAACCATTTAGGTCTTCCTCAGGCAGAGATTAACATATTTGTCTGCTGAAGACCTGGTCGAAATGTCGCTTTTTTCTAATAAAATTTGGAGCTTTAATATCAGTGTGTGAACATCTAGCCTATTCCCTTTTTTCTGCGTTTGTTATATTTTGTCATGTACCTGTAACCAACAGGGTTTTTGGATGCGCACACCGTACTAATTTATTTTCTTACTCATAATGAACACTTAAAATTATTGTAATTGCCAATTGCACAACTGGTACCCTTATTATTACTTAAAATTAATGAGTAATGTATCATTTCTCATGGTGGTTGATGTAGACTTGTGGCATAGATTGGAACTGTCTccaggtgtgtgtgtctgtgtgtgtgtgtgtgtgtgtgtgtgttacattaaAGCTGTGTCAGTGATCAGAAGTCTGTCAGTGGTCAGTGTGTGGAGGAGAGGGGGAGCATTAGTATTGCACAAACTTTCCATGCTGACAGGCATTTCTGGGAAACACAGTGAATGAGTGAGACATCTCACCAGATTAGTTAAAGATAATTGTAATTTGGGTAACCTCAAAACAAGTAGCACAAATTTGGTCCCAGTTTTTTTTAACCTGGTCTTCGTTCATGCTTATTTCACAatacaaatgtaaattatttattttagttttttaacatAACATGTTATATATTGTACACCCCTCCCCCTTTCACTTTTAGTTTCTGTTCTGACGATGTACAAATCTTGGACTTTCCCCTGCTGTCCTACCCACTAATCACATCTAGAAATCTGTCTTTTGAATAGAAGTGGGCGTGACTGTGGGTTGAATTTTTTTGTCTGAATTCAATGCATGTTTGTATGTGAGAAAAGTAGATGATTGGTCAAAGTTGCTTTAAATTGAAACTACTCTCAAAGTATGTTACTTTGCCACACTTTTGGTTACTTTGTAACTTCTGCATTCCAGTTGAGTAAATCTCAGTATTATCTGTCTAAATAGGAACTCCAAACTCTAGAGCAGTCAAATGCTGCATATGTGAAAGAAATCGATGAACTGAGGAAGGAGATTCAAATCTACACcactgctttggaacaacatgaaccTCACTGCACTAAACTGTCCTTATGTGGGCCGTCACTACCCATTAGTGTTTGTCCGTCCACAGCAACACCCCCTACCTCTGATTTCACCTTTGTGTCTGAACCCAACCCCTTGCAGGACCTTGGATTCTTATCAGCCTCTCCACATAATTCTCTAACAGACCTCCTTGACAGCAGCGATTGGTCTTCTTGGGACTGACTCAGTGAATGGTGATGAGAGCTTACagcaattttgaaatatatgaaaAAATGAGATGCTATATCAGTTAAGTTGCGACATGGTCTCATGAGAATTTGTCACAATACTACGAGGTAGCCAATACGTACAAAGTCGTACAACTTAATTTGTATGAAAACTTATGACTTATACATCAACCACACGCTTCAAACACGCTTCACGAACGCATGTTCGGAACCCGGAAGTGTTGCTTTTTTTCCGTATTACACATCAGggcttttaaagggttagttcacccaaaaatgaaaattctctcatcatttcctcaccctcatgtcatctcaaatgtgtatgactttctttattctgctgaacacagagacaggtttttagaagaatatttcagctctataggtccattcaatataactgaatggtggccagaactttgaatctccaaaaagtacataatggCAGCAGTAggggatttaggcatgggcgacatgtgcgaCATGTActgttgcccagggcggcatcttgcggtggGGCGGCACGAGGCTTGCAGTGTATAAACTGTATAATTTTTTGCAAATTAACGTATGAATTGTTACGAATTTGCCACCTCATAATATTGTGATGAATTCTTAAGAGATCAGGTTGTACGTTCTTATTTGGTGATATGCCTTACACACAGTGGTGTAGTAgcgtctgaagaggtgggcatactgtgaatttatgaacgACCCcctgttatatacagtacatatgtaaaatgtgcaaaatatatatttttttcccaaaaaaaaaaaaaaaaaaaattagtctcACATGAATTTctaaatgtatatcagggtaagtttcttatTGGCATGGTATACAGAACACTACTAAGAACAATGGTATGGTGacgatgttaaatatgtatttaaatttataggtcttattaatgttcctttcattaggttactatgaaaattactctaattaataaactaatacatacataatatgcaataaactgttaagcattgtagctaatatgagtgatgttcacgttaacacgttatcttgtattaccatatatagcctacgtaataattaatgtttttttttgttttttgttttattaatgtactataatgtgcttttctgtgtgtatagtgaaattgttttcctactaagaaatatacatttaaattgtttgatatcatgagaaaaaggcaccactgacagcagtaaaaggcacacacacaaaaaaagacatttaatataattatggtacacagttgtccagcatctgcaaagagcatcaaaaactagcatgggtgcaataacatgcagtattttcacaaagtttaattgcaaaagttacatttaaatgtatatacagttgaatgtacagttttcacaattcctgacatttaatcgttgaaaaaattccctgtcttaggttagttaggaccactattttaagaatgtgaaatgtcagaataatagtagagagaattatttatttcagcttttatttctttcatcagattcccagtgggtcagaagtttacatacactttgttagtatttggtagcatagcctttaaattgtttaacttgtgtcaaatgttttaggttccttccacaagtttctcacaataagttgctggaattttggcccattcctccagacagaactggtgtaaccgagtcaggtttgtaggcctcctagctcgcacatgcttttatcggattgaggtcagggctttgtgatggccactccaataccttgactttgttgtccataagccattttgccacaactttggaggaatattgtccatttggaagacccatttgtgactgagctttaacttcctggctgatgtcttgagatgttgcttcaatttatccacataattttccttcctcatgatgccatctattttgtgaagtgcaccagtccctcctgcagcaaagcaccccaacaacatgatgctgtcacccccatgcttcactgtttggaTGGTGTTctccggcttgcaagcctcaccctttttccttcaaacataacaatggacattatggccaaacagttcactttttgtttcattagacgagaggacatttctccaaaaagtaagatctttgtccccatgtgcacttgcagttttggagcagtggcttcttccttgctgagcagcctttcaggttatgtcgatataggactcattttactgtggatatagatacttgtctacctgtttccttcaacatcttcacaaggtcctttgctgttgttctgggattgagttgcacttttcgcaccaaactacgtttatctctaggagacagaatgtgtctccttcctgatctgtatgatggctgcgtggttccatggtgtttatacttgcttactaatgtttgtacagatgaacatggtaccttcaggcgtttggaaatttcttccaaggatgaaccagacttgtagaggtccacaattttttatttctgaggtcatggctgatttatttttattttcccatgatgtcaagcaaagaggcactgtgtttgaaggtaggccttaaaatacatccacaggtacacctccaactgacCCCAATTAgtttatcagaagctaattggctaattgcctaaagacttgacataattttctggttcacagttaacttggtgtgtGTAAACTTCCGACCCaccggaattgtgatatagtaaattaaaagtgaaacaatctgtctgtaaacaattgttggaaaaattgctcttgtcatgcacaaagtagatgtcataaacgacttgccaaaactatagtttgctaatattcaatctgtggagtggttaaaaaatgagttttaattacttcaacctaagtgtatgtaaacttctgacttcaactgtatgtatatacactggtggccaaatgttcaTAATAacttacagattttgctgtttcagaaggaaattagtactttaattcaccaaagtggcattcagctgatcacaaagtatagtcaggacattactgatgtaaaaaacagcaccatcactatttgaaaaaagtcatttttgatcaaatctagacaggccccatttccagcagccatcactccaacaccttatccttgagtaatcatgctaaattgctaatttcatactagaaaatcacttgccattatatcaaacactgctgaaagctatttggttccttaaatgaagcttaacattgtctttgtgtttgtttttgagttgccacagtatgcaatatactggcatgtcttaagtcaatattaggtcaaaaatggcaaaaaagaaacatctttctctagaaactcatcagtcaatcattgttttgaggaatgaaggctatacaatgcttgaaattgccaaaaaactgaagatttcattcaaaggtgtacactagtcttcaaagacaaaggacaactggctctaacaaggacagaaagagatgtggaaggccagatgtacaactaaacaagaggataagtacatcagagtctctagtttgagaaatagatattggacaacagataattggaaaagagtgttatggatcttaactccattgagcttttgtgggatcagctagactgtaaggtgcgtgagaagtgtccgacaagacagccacatctatggcaagtgctctAGGTCACTCCAGGCATGCTTGTGCATTAGACGctagaaatgtcccgccccttactgaaatggaaaatattattggttagcaaatatacAATCGCGTCTGAAActaacgttctgattggtggatcagcttagttggACTGTCTGTTTTGTCCATGCCATCGGTTGCGCTCCCGCAGCTCCATGCGTGTttagagagaatgtgtgtgtgtgtgtgtgtgtgtgtgtacacacatacacacacacacacacacaattcactcagTGGTGCTGCGGTATCGCgttattagattgaaaaagtttcgggtcaaaaaataaataaataaataataaaaaaaactcgtTGTACTGGCGGCCATACTGTACcgtcacttattttaggtgggcatacgcaaaatcttAAGAAAGATAGATGGGTATACGGCGTATGCCTGTATATGCCCAAGACTACACTACTGCTTACACACTATACTGCAAACATCTCCGAGAATTTTTGTGGTGTTCAAATGCAAATGGTGCTAAAACAAATGGTTCTGTAAACatgtagacattttttttttaaataatttatttaaactgtATTCACAAATGTAAAGATTGAATTTACATGTGGTTAAATTCCAAAATAAGGGCATTATATTTAATGCGTATTACAGGATCATGGCTTGGCTGAGTCCATTTTAACGTGCATTTTGATCATATATTTCATACATTATATTTGAataatttcatgtgtttttttattgGAATATACATTTATGGATAAGCCAGTGGATCCATTAACTATTTAAGGTAATTTCTATAGGCTAAAACTGCATGCGGAGGCACAGCAGTTGGGGATGCTCTCCCGATAGCCAAAAACGTCACATTTAGTCTTTAGGTAGGGCAGCGGCACGTCGTCGATTAACTCATTTGACAGACCTCGGGTTCAAAATATAATTAGCGAGACACTGAACAAAGATCATCGGATACAGCGACGGGTGCGCGGACGGAATAACGAACGAATGAAGCAGGAACAATGGCCAACCTGACAGTCCCAAAACACAGCAGCTAACAGAGGGGGGAGAGAAAGGAAGAGGCTGTGGTAGAAAACAGCTGTCggatgaaataaaaaaagacaacgtATTGCTTTTATAGTCGCTTAAACGGTGAATTCAGTGGCAAATAGTAACCATAACACTGCGATGTCTAGCAGCGGGTCGCGTAAATGTgcgagtaaataaataaataagagcgTGGCGAGCGTCATCTGCAGTGTGTAGCATCTACATCTACTTGCACCACCTGAAGACAACGACCGACAGTGACTGCTAGGAAATAAAGAAACGGCGGAAAACCTCGAGCTATCAGCGGAGAAGAAGGGCGGCAGGCAAAATCACGGAGACGGTCAACGTCCTTGTGATACAGAAGTAATTGAAGAGCGGGTTCTCGTGTTTGAGGGAGAGGAGGTTGAAGGGGGTATCAGTGCTGCAGCGGCCGCCGTGATGCTGTACACATGTAGGCACGTTTGAAGCAGTTCATCCCCGCCCTGTGTGGATCCGCCGTAAAACCGAACCGAACCGACGGTACATTAACGGAATTTATAGGGGGACGTTGGAAGGCGAAGAACTATTGACTGGTAATGTGACAATAACCTTTAATAATAAGCGATGTATACATGTGTGGAGGAGATATTTGACAGGATTTTTTAATCTCAAATGTTCTTTTCAACATGGAATAATCTGGTCCATGATAACAGCATGTTCATTCCATCCGAGGTTTAATACGGCACCGATTTATGCATCCAgtccataaatatttaaataaagatCAAATTTAGGCCGATGACTTTCTGGTGACGACAGTACGGCAGAGATGTCTTTATTTTAGCAATTTATGTTCACCACAGTATCTCTTCATGAAGATTTAGACAATTACATCCACCCCTTGTTATTTCCGATGCTATTTTGGGGGGATTCAAAGTAACACAAGCACTAGACAAATTGAACACCAAACGTTTTCTTCCATCTAGGTTAGATAACTTCTGTCTCCAGTCCTTCCCTGCtcgttcatttcatttcatttcactttttttttcttttcttcaattcaagaaaaatattttaagtcaGTAGCAAGGTAATAAGACTGTAAGGGCCGATCCACGCCACTGGCATCCCTTTCTCGAACAAGCCTCTGCTGAGCACAACCTTTGCAGCGATGGAGACCCCTACGAAGCTCCCTCCATCGAGCCCATCATCGCCGACCACGGGCTTCTCTGTGCCGAGCGCGGAGAAGGTAGACGGCTTCCCCCGCCGCTCGATGCGCCGTGCCCGGCAGCGACGGTCCCATAGCTCCTCACAGTTCCGCTATCAGAGCTCCCAGGTGGAGCTGACGCCGCTGCCCTTACTTAAAGGTAAGTTCCCCTCATTGGTACATGAGGTGCTTTGTTTCTAATGAGATGTtataattatgaataataatacatttcacagtattaaaaaaataGGGTTATTACACCCAAGGGTATGtaatttggcttgaacattggtggggggcatttacatgtttccactcaTCATGGTTTaaacattggggggggggttgtacttgcttgttctGATTATATTGGGAGATTCTCCCTTGGAATCTATGCCCTTGATTTCATCCATGTTGATACCTTCTTGAGCATCCTTGAGAGATTTGATCTGTATTGATATTGTTGACCTCCATAAGGACTCCATACGTAACTACATTTTCTAAGGAACACAGCAAGACTGCTCTCTTTATAATGGTTCTTACTTACAAGGATAAAACCTAAAGATCCACATAGATCATGGTATGTGTTCTCCAGTTTGCATCTGTGTCCTTGTTATTGTCACGGTCAAATTCTTTCTGGTTTGGGAATCtttctggtaaaaaaaatcaagtattttGTCAGGATAAACTGACAATAAATGCCTAAGTATATTTTCATGACCTCTTTCCTACCTGAATGTGCTCCCCCTGAAGTGGCAGAGAATGTGCACACTTAAAAGGCAGGGAAGCAGTACTATTGGACACATTCATGGGAAGTGAAATAGTTTGGCGTAATAGTTTGATGATCCACAATTCTGATATCAATTATATACTTCTGTGACTAGAACAGTTATTACCTTACAAAGTCTTTAGCATAAGAGGcataagtaaaaaacaaaaaacaaaacatagtcAAATAAAGAACAG from Myxocyprinus asiaticus isolate MX2 ecotype Aquarium Trade chromosome 1, UBuf_Myxa_2, whole genome shotgun sequence carries:
- the LOC127446636 gene encoding uncharacterized protein LOC127446636 isoform X1, coding for MPAALMDNFDRGSPFSQSDSQSPQDWSTVQSDGHKLQQREKNRDAARKTRRKQTEKADILHERFSMEFRSGDWAGHDRVLIRWSSIHTLIDLAVWHGALSCWKKQSSELGEHCQSRRKQVFFQDNLELQTLEQSNAAYVKEIDELRKEIQIYTTALEQHEPHCTKLSLCGPSLPISVCPSTATPPTSDFTFVSEPNPLQDLGFLSASPHNSLTDLLDSSDWSSWD
- the LOC127446636 gene encoding basic leucine zipper transcriptional factor ATF-like isoform X2; this translates as MPAALMDNFDRGSPFSQSDSQSPQDWSTVQSDGHKLQQREKNRDAARKTRRKQTEKADILHEELQTLEQSNAAYVKEIDELRKEIQIYTTALEQHEPHCTKLSLCGPSLPISVCPSTATPPTSDFTFVSEPNPLQDLGFLSASPHNSLTDLLDSSDWSSWD